In Janibacter cremeus, a genomic segment contains:
- a CDS encoding YoaK family protein — protein sequence MKRSSRAAGASGYLLRMAGPERTPILNHQLACLLALVAGVLNSVGFVAVAFYTSHMTGVTALIADQIVVGEWYIVAVGVLSVVSFVAGAMTCAIVFNWGRRRELRSRYANVLLLEGALMLVFGLLAEELTGDGRELVFVPVLCFTMGLQNAVITKISGARIRTTHVTGMVTDIGIELGKLFYRNRHPEMDRVRGNRRQIALHCMLISLFIVGGVIGATGYLSIGFAILVPGALLLLIVSYQPLLADLGARAEGLL from the coding sequence ATGAAGCGATCATCCCGGGCAGCGGGGGCATCCGGCTACCTGCTGCGGATGGCCGGACCGGAGCGCACGCCCATCCTGAACCACCAGCTCGCCTGCCTCTTGGCACTCGTGGCCGGCGTCCTCAACTCGGTGGGCTTCGTCGCGGTTGCCTTCTACACCTCGCACATGACCGGCGTCACGGCCCTCATCGCCGACCAGATCGTCGTCGGCGAGTGGTACATCGTCGCGGTTGGCGTGCTGTCCGTGGTCTCCTTCGTCGCTGGTGCGATGACGTGCGCGATCGTCTTCAACTGGGGGCGTCGACGGGAACTACGCAGCCGCTACGCCAACGTTCTGCTCCTCGAGGGCGCCTTGATGCTCGTCTTCGGGCTGCTCGCCGAGGAGCTGACCGGCGATGGCCGCGAGCTGGTCTTCGTGCCGGTCCTGTGCTTCACGATGGGGCTGCAGAACGCCGTCATCACCAAGATCTCCGGCGCCCGGATCCGGACCACCCACGTGACCGGGATGGTCACCGACATCGGGATCGAGCTGGGCAAGCTCTTCTACCGCAACCGACACCCCGAGATGGACCGGGTGCGCGGCAACCGCAGGCAGATCGCACTGCACTGCATGCTCATCTCACTCTTCATCGTGGGCGGCGTCATCGGCGCAACCGGCTATCTGTCCATCGGCTTCGCCATCCTGGTCCCCGGTGCCTTGCTCCTGCTGATCGTCTCCTACCAACCGTTGCTGGCCGACCTCGGCGCCAGGGCGGAAGGCCTT
- a CDS encoding VOC family protein, whose protein sequence is MTHRPCFHLAIPVDDIDAARKFYGEVLGLGQGRSDTLWVDWDFYGHQLVTHETHDGSPGPAGHNRVDDHQVPVPHFGLVLDHDDFHDLAARLKAAQFEFVIEPYVRFEGQPGEQWTMFLLDPAGNALEFKSFADESQIFAT, encoded by the coding sequence ATGACCCATCGCCCGTGCTTCCACCTGGCCATCCCGGTCGACGACATCGATGCCGCTCGGAAGTTCTACGGCGAGGTCCTCGGGCTCGGGCAGGGTCGTTCGGACACCCTGTGGGTCGACTGGGACTTCTACGGCCACCAACTCGTCACCCACGAGACCCACGACGGCTCGCCCGGTCCGGCGGGGCACAACCGGGTCGATGACCACCAGGTACCGGTCCCCCACTTCGGGCTCGTGCTCGACCACGACGACTTTCACGATCTCGCCGCGAGGTTGAAGGCGGCACAGTTCGAGTTCGTCATCGAGCCCTACGTGCGGTTCGAGGGGCAGCCGGGCGAGCAGTGGACGATGTTCCTGCTCGACCCTGCCGGCAACGCCCTGGAGTTCAAGTCCTTCGCGGACGAGTCCCAGATCTTCGCCACGTGA
- a CDS encoding metallophosphoesterase, whose product MSTPLPVRLAAYGATTGAAALAWATLVEPRAFALRRYALPLLPRGSRPLRVLQISDIHMVPGQRAKQQWIRSLTALEPDLVVNTGDNLSHMDAVPAALEAMAPLLERPGVFVLGSNDYYAPTLKNPARYLTRDYAAAPLGRTTLPTGELRAGMTDRGWVDLDNARTTVAMEAGRIDLVGVDDPHIARDDYASVSAPADPDAALTIGVLHAPYQRVLDAMTADGAGLLLAGHTHGGQLCVPGFGAIVTNCDLDRGRAKGVSRWWPGAGSGQQQPSDAAWLHVSAGLGASRFAPVRFACRPEATLMTLTASGDPR is encoded by the coding sequence GTGAGTACTCCTCTGCCCGTCCGCCTCGCGGCCTACGGCGCCACCACCGGCGCGGCCGCCCTGGCCTGGGCCACCCTCGTCGAGCCGCGCGCGTTCGCCCTGCGCCGGTACGCTCTGCCCCTCCTCCCACGGGGCTCACGGCCCCTGCGGGTGCTCCAGATCAGCGACATCCACATGGTTCCGGGTCAGCGGGCCAAGCAGCAGTGGATCCGTTCCCTCACCGCCCTCGAGCCCGACCTCGTGGTCAACACCGGCGACAACCTGAGCCACATGGATGCCGTGCCCGCGGCGCTGGAGGCGATGGCTCCGCTGCTCGAGCGGCCCGGGGTCTTCGTCCTGGGGTCCAACGACTACTACGCGCCGACGCTGAAGAACCCGGCGCGGTACCTCACCCGAGACTATGCCGCCGCGCCGCTCGGGCGCACCACACTGCCGACCGGGGAGCTGCGCGCCGGGATGACTGACCGGGGCTGGGTCGATCTCGACAACGCCCGCACCACGGTGGCGATGGAGGCCGGCCGGATCGACCTCGTCGGCGTGGACGACCCGCACATCGCGCGCGACGACTACGCGTCCGTGAGCGCGCCCGCGGACCCCGATGCCGCCCTGACGATCGGGGTCCTGCACGCGCCCTACCAACGCGTCCTGGATGCCATGACCGCTGACGGAGCCGGACTGCTTCTGGCCGGCCACACCCACGGCGGGCAGCTGTGCGTGCCCGGCTTCGGGGCGATCGTCACCAACTGCGACCTCGACCGCGGTCGGGCGAAGGGAGTCTCCCGCTGGTGGCCGGGCGCGGGCTCCGGTCAGCAACAGCCCTCGGACGCGGCCTGGTTGCACGTCTCCGCCGGGCTGGGCGCTTCGCGATTCGCACCAGTTCGCTTCGCCTGCCGGCCCGAGGCGACCCTGATGACGTTGACGGCATCAGGAGACCCTCGATGA
- a CDS encoding GatB/YqeY domain-containing protein, protein MSDSLKAILRTDLHAAMRAREQVRVDTLRMVLTGISNAEVSGTQAHELSEAETLKVVVKEAKKRKESVSAYRDAGRPDLAAREEAELEVLQAYLPEQLGDDELAGIVDRAIGEVGATSMAQMGQVMKLVQTTVAGRAEGGAVAAMVRTRLAG, encoded by the coding sequence ATGAGCGACTCCTTGAAGGCAATCCTGCGCACCGACCTGCACGCCGCGATGCGAGCCCGCGAGCAAGTCCGTGTGGACACCCTGCGGATGGTCCTCACCGGCATCAGCAATGCGGAGGTCTCCGGCACGCAGGCCCACGAGCTCAGCGAGGCGGAGACCCTCAAGGTCGTGGTCAAGGAGGCCAAGAAGCGCAAGGAGTCGGTCAGTGCCTATCGTGACGCCGGCCGTCCCGACCTCGCTGCGCGCGAGGAGGCCGAGCTGGAGGTCCTGCAGGCATACCTGCCCGAGCAGCTCGGCGACGACGAGCTGGCCGGGATCGTCGACCGGGCGATCGGCGAGGTGGGTGCGACCTCCATGGCCCAGATGGGGCAGGTGATGAAGCTCGTCCAGACCACGGTCGCCGGCCGCGCAGAGGGTGGCGCCGTCGCCGCCATGGTCAGGACCCGCCTCGCCGGCTGA
- a CDS encoding penicillin-binding protein → MSASRMPHLARLLGAFVAVAVGMGLVGAGLVIPFAAASGNAAKATAQGFNNLDDEFTANPLAQQSKIFSADDKLLATPYDANRIVVPLNQIAPVMRKAQLAIEDSRFYEHGGIDIRGTSRALVSNLTSQATQGGSSITQQYVKMMLVEQAARNDNREGVAAATEQTYARKLQELKYALNVEKTHTKKQILGSYLNLAYYGDQAYGVEAASLHFFSKHAKDLELAEAASLAGVVQSPSRLNLRTNTKEVQERRDVVIDRMVELGWATQEEGKEAKAKDLADLLTIRQNEGGTCSKAADPYFCNYVISYLKQMPELGPNPDARMQTVNTAGLRIETTLRRDWQKSLKDDLTDKVPNGNDRFGAAGAVVEPGTGKVRAVAQTSKYKVGMEEATTQYSEQAWSVPAQYGGTNGFAIGSTAKMYALVAALEKGMPMRATVDAPSAGIKNPHHFDPDDFQDGCSTSAPTWAVSNDYQVGGTLTLAEITKKSINTGFAQLAADIGSCKIPKVMAKMGLTDGYGLPYGLARAGGEKIKGKYAISNLVLGSDSTSPLQLASSYATLAADGKYCPPTPIESITRADGSKMKIKPPKCKQVIDKGIARGVTQLLRGPLEAGGTAAGQDLDGGRQAAGKTGTTDNHKQSWFAGYTPQLSTAIWVGSPITEYAMDNVSIGGQFYGSVFGSTIAAPVWNNIMNTASKGMKEKDFKKPGKKIVKGDLRDIPDVVGEGPTQAKEALEDAGFKAKEGGSYVNSNQQAGAVAYTDPRDEALKGSTVTMYISSGVPPYTPPPPPPPEPTTQAPPPPPSTSSASTPSSTSSASATTNGNSNKNEDEDEPSSTASSSED, encoded by the coding sequence ATGTCTGCCTCCCGGATGCCACATCTTGCCCGGCTGCTCGGTGCCTTCGTCGCCGTGGCGGTCGGCATGGGCCTCGTCGGTGCCGGACTCGTCATCCCGTTCGCCGCCGCCTCCGGCAATGCCGCCAAGGCCACTGCGCAGGGGTTCAACAACCTCGATGACGAATTCACGGCCAACCCCCTTGCCCAGCAGTCGAAGATCTTCTCCGCGGACGACAAGCTGCTTGCCACCCCCTACGACGCGAACCGCATCGTCGTACCCCTGAACCAGATCGCGCCGGTGATGCGCAAGGCGCAGCTGGCCATCGAGGACAGCCGCTTCTACGAGCACGGCGGGATCGACATCCGCGGCACCAGCCGCGCCCTCGTGTCGAACCTGACCTCCCAGGCGACGCAGGGTGGATCGTCGATCACCCAGCAATACGTGAAGATGATGCTGGTGGAGCAGGCCGCCCGCAACGACAACCGCGAGGGCGTCGCGGCGGCGACGGAGCAGACGTACGCCCGAAAGCTCCAAGAGCTGAAGTACGCGCTCAACGTCGAGAAGACACACACCAAGAAGCAGATCCTGGGCAGTTACCTGAACCTCGCGTACTACGGCGACCAGGCCTATGGCGTGGAGGCCGCGTCGTTGCACTTCTTCAGCAAGCACGCGAAGGACCTCGAGCTGGCCGAGGCTGCCTCGCTCGCCGGGGTCGTCCAGTCACCCAGCCGCCTCAACCTGCGCACGAACACCAAAGAGGTCCAGGAGCGGCGCGACGTCGTCATCGACCGAATGGTCGAGTTGGGCTGGGCCACTCAGGAGGAGGGCAAGGAGGCCAAGGCCAAGGACCTGGCGGACCTGCTCACCATCCGCCAGAACGAAGGGGGCACCTGCTCCAAGGCGGCCGACCCGTACTTCTGCAACTACGTCATCTCCTACCTGAAGCAGATGCCGGAGCTGGGCCCGAACCCGGACGCTCGCATGCAGACGGTCAACACCGCCGGCCTGAGGATCGAGACGACCCTGCGCCGCGACTGGCAGAAGTCACTCAAGGACGACCTGACGGACAAGGTGCCCAACGGGAACGACAGGTTCGGTGCAGCCGGTGCCGTCGTCGAGCCCGGTACCGGCAAGGTCCGTGCCGTCGCGCAGACCTCCAAGTACAAGGTCGGGATGGAGGAGGCGACGACGCAGTACTCCGAGCAGGCGTGGAGCGTCCCGGCGCAGTACGGCGGGACCAACGGTTTCGCCATCGGGTCGACCGCCAAGATGTACGCGCTCGTCGCGGCCCTGGAGAAGGGTATGCCGATGAGGGCGACGGTCGATGCACCCTCTGCCGGCATCAAGAACCCGCACCACTTCGACCCGGATGACTTCCAGGACGGCTGCAGCACCAGCGCCCCGACGTGGGCCGTATCCAACGACTACCAGGTCGGCGGGACACTGACCCTGGCCGAGATCACCAAGAAGTCCATCAACACCGGCTTCGCCCAGCTCGCGGCCGACATCGGCTCGTGCAAGATCCCGAAGGTCATGGCGAAGATGGGCCTCACCGACGGCTACGGGCTCCCCTACGGCCTGGCTCGCGCCGGCGGCGAGAAGATCAAGGGCAAGTACGCGATCTCCAACCTCGTGCTCGGGTCCGACTCGACGTCACCGCTGCAGCTCGCCTCCTCCTACGCCACCCTCGCCGCGGACGGCAAGTACTGCCCGCCGACACCGATCGAGTCCATCACCCGCGCCGACGGCTCCAAGATGAAGATCAAGCCGCCGAAGTGCAAGCAGGTCATCGACAAGGGCATCGCCCGCGGCGTCACCCAGCTGCTGCGTGGGCCCCTCGAGGCGGGCGGCACCGCAGCGGGGCAGGACCTCGACGGTGGCCGTCAGGCCGCCGGCAAGACGGGGACCACGGACAACCACAAGCAGTCCTGGTTCGCCGGGTACACCCCGCAGCTGTCGACCGCCATCTGGGTCGGCTCCCCGATCACCGAGTACGCAATGGACAACGTCTCCATCGGTGGTCAGTTCTACGGCAGCGTCTTCGGCAGCACCATCGCCGCTCCGGTCTGGAACAACATCATGAACACCGCATCCAAGGGCATGAAGGAGAAGGACTTCAAGAAGCCCGGCAAGAAGATCGTCAAGGGCGACCTGCGGGACATCCCGGATGTCGTGGGCGAGGGCCCCACCCAGGCGAAGGAGGCCCTCGAGGACGCCGGCTTCAAGGCGAAGGAGGGTGGTAGCTACGTCAACAGCAACCAGCAAGCCGGAGCAGTCGCCTACACCGACCCACGGGACGAGGCGCTCAAGGGGTCGACGGTGACCATGTACATCTCCAGCGGGGTTCCGCCGTACACGCCGCCCCCGCCCCCACCGCCGGAGCCGACGACCCAGGCGCCACCCCCACCGCCGTCGACGAGCTCGGCCTCGACCCCGTCGTCGACCTCGTCCGCGAGCGCGACGACCAACGGGAACTCGAACAAGAACGAGGACGAGGACGAGCCCAGCTCGACCGCGTCGTCCTCCGAGGACTGA
- a CDS encoding ArsA family ATPase, giving the protein MAARPETGLDLDAVIADPARRIIVCCGSGGVGKTTTAAALAVRAAEQGRRVVVLTIDPARRLAQSLGLDELDNTPRPVTGLDTSGGGSLDAMMLDMKRTFDEVVEAHAAPDKAAQILANPFYIAVSSSFAGTQEYMAMEKLGQLRGQVTDGSRDWDLIIVDTPPSRSALDFLDAPKRLGSFLDGRFIRLLTAPAKVGGRASLRVFGAGVSLASGIMAKLLGGEMLRDVQTFVAAMDTMFGGFRQRADQTYALLAHPETAFLVVAAPERDAMREAGFFIERLASEQMPLAGLLVNRVRVTAAKQLSAGRAEDAADRLQALGGHALAVSLLRVHAEAAESAARHRAVITRFRTSHPGVPVGTVPAHPVDIHDLAGLRDIGKALAGRP; this is encoded by the coding sequence ATGGCTGCCCGCCCCGAGACCGGCCTCGACCTCGACGCAGTCATCGCCGACCCCGCCCGTCGGATCATCGTGTGCTGCGGCTCCGGTGGCGTCGGCAAGACGACGACCGCTGCCGCGCTCGCCGTGCGTGCCGCCGAGCAGGGACGTCGAGTCGTCGTCCTGACCATCGACCCGGCCCGACGGCTGGCCCAGTCCCTCGGACTCGACGAGCTGGACAACACGCCACGCCCCGTGACGGGCCTGGACACCTCGGGTGGTGGCTCGCTGGACGCGATGATGCTCGACATGAAGCGGACCTTCGACGAGGTGGTCGAAGCCCATGCCGCACCGGACAAGGCCGCCCAGATCTTGGCCAACCCCTTCTACATCGCGGTATCCAGCTCTTTCGCCGGGACCCAGGAGTACATGGCGATGGAGAAGCTCGGGCAACTGCGCGGCCAGGTCACGGACGGCTCACGCGACTGGGACCTGATCATCGTCGACACCCCGCCGTCACGGTCGGCTCTGGACTTCCTCGACGCGCCCAAGCGCTTGGGGTCCTTCCTCGACGGACGCTTCATCCGGCTGCTCACTGCGCCGGCAAAGGTGGGAGGCCGCGCCTCCCTTCGCGTCTTCGGTGCCGGCGTCTCTCTGGCGAGCGGGATCATGGCGAAGCTGCTCGGCGGGGAGATGCTGCGCGACGTGCAGACCTTCGTCGCCGCCATGGACACCATGTTCGGAGGCTTCCGCCAACGGGCGGACCAGACCTACGCGCTGCTCGCCCACCCGGAGACGGCCTTCCTCGTCGTCGCCGCACCGGAGCGCGACGCGATGCGTGAGGCCGGCTTCTTCATCGAGCGGCTGGCCAGCGAGCAGATGCCGTTGGCCGGGCTCCTGGTCAACCGGGTACGCGTCACCGCCGCCAAGCAGCTCAGTGCCGGGCGCGCCGAGGACGCCGCCGACCGGCTCCAGGCCCTGGGCGGCCACGCGCTCGCCGTCTCACTGCTGCGGGTGCACGCCGAGGCCGCCGAGAGCGCCGCTCGCCACCGGGCGGTCATCACCCGGTTCCGCACGTCCCACCCCGGCGTGCCGGTGGGCACGGTCCCGGCGCACCCGGTCGACATCCACGACCTCGCCGGGCTGCGTGACATCGGGAAGGCGCTCGCCGGCCGACCGTAA
- a CDS encoding ArsA-related P-loop ATPase yields MNSPSDPRVRLHVVTGKGGTGKTTVAAAMALALTARGQRVLLAEVEGRQGISQVLDVAPLGSSERHLVGDPSGGELFGLSVDAKSALLEYLQKFYRLGRAGSVLEKVGAVDFATTIAPGVRDVLLIGKIYEAVGRQTKGARKRPVYDAVVLDAPPTGRIGRFLAVNEEVSEVARMGPIHSQAESITRVLQSPTTSVHVVTLLEEMPVQETRDAIAELGGLSLRVGSVIANGVRQPLVADEHAAAVAQEAPEVRDAVSEALGAVGIKAGPAMISGLLREGRDHVLRAELQVEQRQVLGDLPVPVRTLPHLADGVESGGLRLLSESLADQGGV; encoded by the coding sequence GTGAACTCCCCCTCGGACCCCCGTGTGCGACTACATGTCGTCACCGGCAAGGGCGGGACGGGCAAGACGACCGTCGCCGCCGCGATGGCACTGGCCCTGACCGCTCGCGGACAGCGGGTGCTGCTCGCCGAGGTCGAGGGCCGTCAGGGGATCTCCCAGGTGCTCGACGTCGCTCCGCTCGGTTCGAGCGAGCGTCACCTCGTGGGGGATCCGTCCGGCGGGGAGCTCTTCGGGCTGTCCGTGGACGCCAAGAGCGCACTGCTGGAGTACCTGCAGAAGTTCTACAGGCTCGGCCGCGCCGGTTCGGTCCTGGAGAAGGTCGGGGCGGTGGACTTCGCCACGACGATCGCGCCGGGTGTGCGGGACGTGCTGCTCATCGGCAAGATCTACGAGGCCGTCGGCCGGCAGACGAAGGGGGCCCGCAAGCGCCCCGTGTACGACGCCGTGGTCCTCGACGCCCCACCCACCGGACGGATCGGTCGGTTCCTCGCGGTCAACGAGGAGGTCTCGGAGGTGGCCCGGATGGGTCCGATCCACAGCCAGGCCGAGTCGATCACCCGGGTGCTGCAGAGCCCGACCACCTCGGTACACGTCGTCACCCTCCTGGAGGAGATGCCGGTCCAGGAGACGCGGGACGCCATCGCCGAGCTCGGCGGCCTGTCCCTGCGGGTCGGCTCGGTCATCGCCAACGGAGTCCGCCAGCCACTTGTCGCGGACGAGCACGCCGCTGCAGTCGCGCAGGAGGCGCCCGAGGTGCGCGACGCAGTCAGCGAGGCACTCGGCGCTGTCGGCATCAAGGCCGGGCCAGCGATGATCTCCGGCCTGCTCCGCGAGGGCAGGGACCACGTGCTGCGGGCCGAGCTCCAGGTCGAGCAGCGGCAGGTGCTGGGTGACCTGCCGGTGCCCGTGCGCACGCTGCCGCACCTGGCCGACGGCGTGGAGTCGGGGGGCCTGCGGCTGCTTTCCGAGTCCCTCGCCGACCAGGGGGGCGTGTGA
- a CDS encoding DUF4177 domain-containing protein yields the protein MTQWEYATVPLIVHATKQILDQWGEDGWELVQVVPGPDGTNLVAYLKRAKSA from the coding sequence ATGACCCAGTGGGAGTACGCAACAGTGCCGCTCATCGTCCATGCCACCAAGCAGATCCTCGACCAGTGGGGCGAGGACGGGTGGGAGCTCGTCCAGGTCGTCCCCGGCCCGGACGGGACCAACCTGGTGGCCTACCTCAAGCGAGCCAAGAGCGCCTGA
- a CDS encoding RidA family protein, producing MGRIDDRLAELSITLAEPAAPAGAYVPALVDGNHVLTSGQLPMVDGQLPAVGHVGSEVDPDRAKELARTCAINALAAIKSAIGDLDRVEQVTKVVGFVSSAPDFTGQPGVINGASEFLGEVFGEGGTHARSAVGVAALPLGSPVEVEVTVRLRD from the coding sequence ATGGGACGCATCGACGACCGTCTGGCCGAGCTGTCCATCACGCTTGCCGAGCCGGCAGCTCCGGCGGGCGCCTATGTGCCGGCCCTCGTGGACGGCAACCACGTCCTCACCTCCGGGCAGCTGCCGATGGTCGACGGGCAGCTGCCCGCGGTCGGTCACGTCGGCAGCGAGGTCGACCCGGACCGGGCCAAGGAGCTCGCGAGGACGTGCGCGATCAACGCGCTCGCGGCGATCAAGTCCGCCATCGGTGACCTCGATCGCGTCGAGCAGGTCACCAAGGTCGTCGGTTTCGTCTCCAGCGCGCCTGACTTCACGGGCCAGCCCGGCGTCATCAACGGCGCGAGCGAGTTCTTGGGCGAGGTCTTCGGCGAAGGGGGCACGCACGCCCGGTCTGCCGTGGGCGTCGCCGCGCTCCCTCTCGGCTCGCCGGTTGAGGTCGAGGTGACCGTGAGGCTGCGCGACTGA
- a CDS encoding NUDIX hydrolase: MVQRDFLVDVDAQRTLGVAQGNRAPADPVTPRLASTVMLLRDDEGPLEVFMLRRVAQMEFAASMHVFPGGGADQRDAEDELPWAGPAVEEWAELLGTDEASARMLVAAAVREVFEETGVLLASPVEAEDGPPQLDLDDARELRRALVAREVGFGQVLLERQLVLRSDLLRYRAHWITPVIESRRYDTRFFVAAVPAGQDPDGDTSEADQSGWTRPQALLDAFADGQVMLMPPTIVCLEQLAEVSTVRAGLEQDLAIAPVLPEFVISDAGPAVRASLP, translated from the coding sequence ATGGTCCAGCGGGACTTCCTGGTCGACGTCGACGCCCAGCGGACGCTCGGGGTGGCGCAGGGCAACCGGGCTCCCGCCGATCCGGTCACGCCGCGGCTGGCGTCGACCGTCATGTTGCTGCGCGACGACGAGGGCCCGCTCGAGGTCTTCATGCTCCGTCGGGTCGCCCAGATGGAGTTCGCCGCGTCCATGCACGTCTTCCCCGGGGGCGGGGCCGACCAGCGCGACGCCGAGGACGAGCTGCCGTGGGCCGGACCGGCAGTGGAGGAGTGGGCCGAGCTGCTCGGCACCGATGAGGCCTCTGCGCGGATGCTCGTCGCCGCTGCCGTGCGCGAGGTCTTCGAGGAGACCGGCGTCCTGCTGGCCTCCCCCGTCGAGGCGGAGGACGGGCCCCCGCAGCTCGACCTCGACGATGCGCGTGAGTTGCGCCGGGCCCTGGTGGCCCGTGAGGTCGGCTTCGGTCAGGTGCTGCTTGAGCGTCAGCTGGTCCTGCGAAGTGACCTGCTGCGCTACCGGGCACACTGGATCACCCCCGTCATCGAGTCGCGGCGCTATGACACCCGGTTCTTCGTCGCCGCCGTCCCTGCCGGGCAGGACCCAGACGGTGACACCAGCGAGGCGGACCAGTCGGGCTGGACCCGACCGCAAGCGCTGCTCGACGCCTTTGCCGACGGTCAGGTCATGCTGATGCCCCCGACGATCGTCTGCCTCGAGCAGCTCGCCGAGGTGAGCACGGTGCGCGCAGGCCTGGAGCAGGATCTGGCGATCGCGCCGGTGCTGCCCGAGTTCGTCATCTCCGACGCGGGCCCGGCCGTGCGAGCGAGCCTGCCGTGA
- a CDS encoding MBL fold metallo-hydrolase, with product MSPAIAPEPSAPFGEWSGGQVTPNAHCLLQGNPGPMTLDGTNTWVLMSPGGTEAIVIDPGEDEAEHQQRVVDHVAAHGARVGRIVLTHGHYDHSEGAPRLARLTGAPVQAVGRGHDDLSDGDVLRAGDLEIRVVTTPGHTADSISFALESDNALLTGDTVLGRGTTVVAHPDGELAAYLDSLERIKALTGGGEVTSILPGHGPTVPDAASMVDFYRMHRRERLDQVRAALSDGAHTADDVVATVYADVDRSVWPAAKMSVLAQMAYVLAQMAYLEA from the coding sequence GTGAGCCCCGCCATCGCACCCGAGCCCTCCGCCCCCTTCGGGGAGTGGAGTGGCGGTCAGGTCACCCCGAACGCCCACTGCCTCCTCCAGGGCAACCCCGGCCCCATGACGCTCGACGGGACCAACACCTGGGTGCTGATGTCGCCCGGTGGGACCGAGGCGATCGTGATCGACCCGGGTGAGGACGAGGCTGAGCACCAGCAGCGTGTCGTCGACCACGTCGCAGCGCACGGGGCTCGCGTTGGCCGGATCGTGCTCACGCACGGCCACTACGACCACAGCGAGGGAGCCCCACGGTTGGCGCGGCTCACCGGAGCGCCCGTCCAGGCGGTCGGCCGCGGGCACGACGACCTGTCCGACGGCGATGTGCTGCGGGCCGGGGACCTGGAGATCCGCGTCGTGACCACCCCGGGGCACACCGCCGATTCGATCTCCTTCGCGCTCGAGTCCGACAACGCGCTGCTGACCGGTGACACCGTCCTCGGGCGCGGGACCACGGTCGTCGCCCACCCTGACGGGGAGCTGGCGGCCTACCTCGACTCGCTCGAGCGCATCAAGGCGCTCACCGGTGGGGGAGAGGTCACCTCGATCCTTCCCGGCCACGGACCGACGGTCCCCGATGCTGCGTCGATGGTCGACTTCTACCGCATGCACCGGCGCGAGCGCCTCGACCAGGTCCGTGCTGCGCTCTCCGATGGTGCGCACACCGCCGACGACGTCGTGGCGACGGTCTACGCGGACGTCGATCGGTCTGTCTGGCCCGCCGCGAAGATGTCGGTTCTCGCGCAGATGGCCTACGTTCTCGCGCAGATGGCCTACCTCGAGGCCTGA
- a CDS encoding cyclic nucleotide-binding domain-containing protein: protein MNLDVVRRAPLFATLDDADAAEVMATMTPVRMERGDVLFNEGDQGDRLYVITEGKIKLGRSSTDGRENLLAILGPSEMLGELSLFDPGPRTATATAVAETQLIGLGHEQLVTLLGSHSHIAGTLLAALARRLRRTNENLADLVFTDVPGRVAKALLELSQRFGRPVEEGVMVGHDLTQEELAQLVGASRETVNKALADFAGRGWLRLEARAVLLTDVERLTRRAR from the coding sequence GTGAACCTCGATGTCGTACGCCGCGCCCCGCTCTTCGCGACTCTTGACGACGCCGACGCCGCTGAGGTGATGGCGACGATGACCCCTGTGCGCATGGAGCGCGGGGACGTCCTCTTCAACGAGGGCGACCAGGGTGATCGTCTCTATGTCATCACCGAGGGCAAGATCAAGCTCGGCCGCTCCTCCACGGACGGCCGGGAGAATCTGCTGGCGATCCTCGGCCCGTCCGAGATGTTGGGGGAGCTCAGCCTCTTCGACCCCGGTCCGCGTACGGCCACGGCGACCGCCGTGGCCGAGACGCAGCTCATCGGCCTGGGTCACGAGCAGTTGGTCACCCTCTTGGGGAGCCACTCGCACATCGCAGGCACGCTGCTGGCCGCCTTGGCCCGCCGTCTGCGCCGCACCAACGAGAACCTCGCCGACCTCGTCTTCACGGACGTCCCCGGGCGCGTGGCCAAGGCTCTGCTCGAGCTGAGCCAGCGATTCGGTCGCCCCGTCGAGGAGGGTGTCATGGTCGGCCACGACCTCACCCAGGAGGAGCTCGCCCAGCTCGTCGGCGCCTCCCGGGAGACGGTCAACAAGGCGCTCGCCGACTTCGCCGGGCGTGGCTGGCTGCGCCTCGAGGCCCGGGCCGTGCTGCTCACCGACGTCGAGCGCCTCACCCGCCGCGCGCGCTGA